The following coding sequences are from one Salvia hispanica cultivar TCC Black 2014 chromosome 3, UniMelb_Shisp_WGS_1.0, whole genome shotgun sequence window:
- the LOC125215555 gene encoding uncharacterized protein LOC125215555 — MAFLYTQTHHYSSSSSPPPTANLLRQNVLRRHDLTMPLIDLTLRRITANRSNFRFNQATESFSIAGQHTFANNPAMADETSTKDSSQWKADTSVGKSTEEKEKTPEKSTPVVPPPEKPLPGDCCGSGCVRCVWDVYYEELEDYNKLQKADS; from the coding sequence ATGGCATTTCTGTACACTCAAACACATCATTATTCCTCTTCTTCGTCCCCACCACCAACCGCCAATCTCCTCCGCCAGAATGTTCTTCGCCGCCATGATCTCACCATGCCTCTAATCGATCTCACCCTCCGTCGCATAACCGCCAATCGGAGCAATTTCAGATTCAATCAAGCCACAGAATCCTTCTCAATCGCAGGACAACACACCTTCGCAAATAACCCCGCGATGGCCGACGAAACGAGCACCAAGGATTCCTCGCAGTGGAAGGCCGATACGAGCGTCGGTAAAAGCAcagaggagaaggagaagacgCCGGAAAAGTCAACCCCCGTCGTTCCTCCGCCGGAGAAGCCGTTGCCGGGGGATTGCTGCGGCAGCGGATGCGTGAGGTGCGTGTGGGATGTGTACTACGAGGAGCTGGAGGATTACAACAAGCTTCAGAAGGCTGATTCTTAG
- the LOC125212944 gene encoding probable methyltransferase PMT27, whose amino-acid sequence MALVKARGTKRPSATSSYSAASSIVAFVGLSVLGLWLILTFHSFAPSQQPTAPAKPEKTPTRLSSIGHTHHHSSALPQTRQNEPETKVENDEVAAIEPERKIQNDEVAVIEPETKAENHEAAVIEPEAKVESNEEVVIEPETKIENDEAQTGDQVDHQDTKESRDKSDAVEEQEKQEALENQTSEESSMTQKEEIIQENPRSETKTETDDGNHGAEDVSAEGGSESQGSNTAGNEITDEDQQRRIDEHQQGEEQQKQQEGKEAKSTDPKGATSHAQTQHDEAPIHLHQDGSSSEETDKPKAQTTSEEVEHDSLDEDTGKVKPVSEKMNEETSNKNNEASTSSDDSIEIPKESTESKNSWTTQANQSENQKERRNGGPNGKDNNNHGYTWLLCNVTAGADYIPCLDNEKVVANIHSRAHHEHRERHCPTDAPTCLVPLPKGYKKRIDWPQSRDKIWYNNIPHTSLAEYKGHQNWVKVTGEFLTFPGGGTQFIHGALHYIDFIQEAVPDIAWGKHSRVVLDVGCGVASFGGYLFDRDVLTMSFAPKDEHEAQVQFALERGIPAISAVMGSQRLPFPSRVFDVVHCARCRVPWHVDGGSLLLELNRVLRPGGYFVWSATPVYQKLEEDVQIWKEMSRLTVSMCWELVTIKKDKINSIGAAIYQKPDSNDCYNRRKQKEPLMCKTDDDPNAAWYIPLQSCMHQIPTQENERGSQWPEEWPERLQTPPYWLNKSKMGIYGKPAPDDFVSDYEHWQKVVSTMYMNDLGIKWSEVRNVMDLRAVYGGFAAALKDQNLWVLNVVNVDSPDTLPIIYERGLFGIYHDWCESFSSYPRTYDLLHADHLFSNLKKRCKLEFAMAEIDRLLRPGGKLIMRDESSTVAEVVDFLKSLHWEVFLNHSKNQEGILSAQKSDWRPTSFADSS is encoded by the exons ATGGCCTTAGTGAAAGCTCGCGGCACAAAACGACCCTCAGCAACATCTAGTTATTCCGCAGCATCCTCAATCGTAGCCTTTGTTGGATTATCTGTATTAGGTCTATGGCTCATCCTCACCTTCCATTCCTTCGCACCGTCGCAGCAGCCCACCGCGCCAGCCAAACCAGAAAAAACTCCCACCCGTTTATCCTCCATCGGCCATACTCACCATCACTCCAGCGCGCTCCCACAAACTCGCCAGAACGAGCCAGAGACCAAGGTTGAAAACGATGAAGTGGCAGCGATCGAACCAGAGAGGAAGATTCAAAATGACGAAGTAGCAGTGATCGAACCAGAGACGAAGGCTGAAAATCATGAAGCAGCAGTGATTGAGCCAGAGGCGAAGGTTGAAAGTAATGAAGAAGTGGTGATCGAGCCAGAGACGAAGATTGAAAATGACGAGGCGCAGACTGGTGATCAGGTGGATCATCAGGACACCAAAGAATCACGGGATAAAAGCGATGCCGTGGAGGAGCAAGAGAAGCAAGAAGCGCTCGAGAATCAAACCTCGGAAGAAAGTTCCATGACTCAAAAAGAAGAGATAATTCAAGAAAATCCACGTTCTGAAACCAAAACGGAAACTGATGATGGGAACCACGGTGCAGAGGATGTATCGGCTGAAGGTGGATCGGAATCTCAAGGTTCAAACACCGCAGGGAATGAAATAACAGATGAAGATCAGCAGAGGCGAATAGACGAACATCAACAGGGAGAAGAACAACAGAAGCAACAAGAAGGGAAAGAAGCAAAGTCGACAGATCCTAAAGGAGCAACAAGTCATGCTCAAACCCAACACGACGAGGCGCCCATACATTTGCATCAAGATGGCAGTAGTTCCGAGGAAACAGATAAGCCTAAAGCACAGACAACATCTGAAGAAGTTGAGCATGATTCTTTGGATGAAGACACGGGCAAGGTAAAACCAGTAAGCGAGAAAATGAATGAAGAGACCTCCAACAAGAACAATGAGGCTTCAACTTCAAGTGATGACAGCATTGAGATACCCAAAGAATCTACTGAGTCGAAGAACTCTTGGACTACTCAAGCAAACCAGTCTGAGAATCAAAAGGAGAGACGAAACGGAGGACCAAATGGCAAAGATAATAACAACCATGGATACACATGGCTGCTGTGCAATGTGACAGCGGGTGCAGACTACATACCTTGTTTGGACAACGAGAAAGTTGTAGCAAATATACACAGCAGGGCGCACCATGAGCATCGCGAGAGGCATTGCCCAACCGACGCTCCTACTTGCTTGGTTCCCCTGCCAAAGGGGTATAAGAAAAGGATCGACTGGCCTCAAAGTAGAGATAAG ATATGGTACAACAATATACCTCACACATCACTGGCAGAATACAAGGGGCATCAGAACTGGGTAAAGGTGACTGGGGAGTTCCTCACTTTCCCAGGTGGTGGAACTCAATTTATTCACGGAGCCCTGCATTACATTGATTTTATACAGGAG GCAGTGCCTGATATTGCATGGGGAAAACACAGCCGCGTAGTGTTGGATGTTGGCTGTGGAGTAGCTAGCTTTGGAGGCTATCTGTTTGACAGAGATGTTCTTACAATGTCTTTTGCCCCAAAAGATGAACATGAGGCCCAAGTTCAATTTGCCCTTGAAAGGGGCATACCAGCAATATCTGCAGTCATGGGATCTCAGAGATTGCCATTTCCTAGTAGAGTATTTGACGTTGTGCATTGTGCACGTTGCAGAGTCCCTTGGCATGTGGATG GTGGTTCTCTACTTCTGGAGTTAAACAGAGTACTACGCCCTGGAGGGTACTTTGTGTGGTCAGCAACTCCAGTGTACCAAAAGCTAGAAGAAGATGTACAGATATGGAAAG AAATGTCTCGCCTAACAGTTTCCATGTGTTGGGAGCTCGTAACAATAAAAAAGgacaaaattaattctattGGTGCTGCTATCTACCAGAAACCAGATTCAAATGATTGCTATAATCGCAGAAAGCAAAAGGAACCCTTGATGTGCAAAACTGATGACGACCCTAATGCAGCATG GTACATACCTTTGCAGTCATGCATGCACCAGATACCTACCCAAGAAAACGAGAGAGGCTCACAATGGCCAGAAGAGTGGCCTGAGCGACTGCAGACACCACCATACTGGCTTAACAAATCAAAGATGGGAATTTATGGAAAACCAGCACCAGATGACTTTGTATCAGACTATGAACACTGGCAAAAGGTGGTCAGCACCATGTACATGAATGATTTGGGTATTAAATGGTCTGAAGTAAGAAATGTGATGGACTTGAGAGCAGTCTACGGAgg ATTTGCTGCAGCACTGAAGGACCAAAACTTGTGGGTTTTGAATGTGGTGAATGTAGATTCTCCAGATACACTTCCCATAATCTACGAACGAGGCCTTTTTGGTATATATCATGATTGGTGTGAATCATTCAGCTCATATCCCAGGACCTATGATCTCCTACATGCAGATCATCTGTTCTCAAATCTCAAAAAGAG GTGTAAACTGGAGTTTGCCATGGCAGAGATTGACAGATTACTTAGACCAGGAGGCAAATTAATCATGCGCGATGAATCTAGCACAGTTGCAGAAGTAGTAGACTTTCTCAAGTCTCTCCATTGGGAAGTCTTCCTAAACCATTCAAAGAACCAAGAAGGGATACTCAGTGCTCAGAAATCCGATTGGCGGCCAACTAGTTTTGCAGattcatcttaa
- the LOC125212051 gene encoding GATA transcription factor 5-like yields the protein MLYRTHHHPFLYTLNPFPPSSLSPVLLYPSSPRLQEMECAFIDAFAPEMLKTAAFADEDLFVDELLDFSNEFEEVKEEQQQLEEPEEKEQDQSKTASSVLEEKLTPAPAPENSPVSTNGDFGSLPESELSLPVEGLESLEWLSHFVEDSFSDYSLTGKLPPKPAEKEAAAGEQLCFSTPVQTKARTKRARTGVRIWPVLSPSFTESSTSSSSSSSSTTSFSPPNHPWVVQSQTGESFLGKLAVKKQRKKPADGGVAAAAQPRRCSHCGVTKTPQWRAGPLGSKTLCNACGVRYKSGRLLPEYRPACSPTFSVEMHSNNHRKVLEMRRKKESETEPAGPVQPAPNF from the exons aTGCTTTACCGAACTCACCACCACCCTTTTCTCTACACACTCAACCCTTTTCCCCCTTCCTCTTTATCCCCTGTTCTCCTCTACCCTTCTTCGCCTCGTCTCCAG GAAATGGAGTGCGCTTTCATAGACGCCTTTGCACCAGAGATGCTCAAAACCGCCGCCTTCGCCGACGAAGACTTGTTCGTCGACGAACTCCTCGACTTCTCTAACGAATTTGAAGAAGTGAAGGAGGAGCAGCAGCAACTGGAAGAACCGGAGGAGAAGGAACAGGACCAGAGCAAGACTGCCTCCTCTGTTTTGGAAGAGAAGCTGacgccggcgccggcgccggAAAATAGCCCCGTTTCGACCAATGGCGATTTTGGGTCTCTCCCGGAGAGTGAATTGAGCCTTCCA GTGGAGGGGTTGGAGAGCTTGGAATGGCTGTCTCATTTTGTGGAGGACTCATTTTCCGACTACTCACTCACCGGAAAACTGCCGCCGAAGCCGGCGGAGAAAGAGGCCGCCGCCGGCGAACAGCTCTGTTTCAGCACTCCAGTACAAACCAAGGCCCGAACCAAGAGGGCCCGAACTGGGGTTCGCATTTGGCCCGTTTTGTCGCCTTCATTCACCGAGTCCTCGacctcctcctcgtcctcgtcctccTCGACGACGTCGTTTTCGCCTCCGAACCACCCGTGGGTGGTCCAGAGCCAGACCGGCGAGTCCTTTTTAGGCAAACTAGCCGTTAAGAAGCAGAGGAAGAAACCGGCCGACGGCggcgtcgccgccgccgcccagCCGAGGAGGTGCAGCCATTGCGGCGTTACCAAGACGCCGCAGTGGCGGGCCGGCCCGCTCGGGTCGAAGACTCTTTGCAATGCTTGTGGGGTGAGGTACAAGTCGGGCCGGCTCCTGCCCGAGTACCGGCCCGCTTGCAGCCCGACGTTCTCGGTCGAGATGCACTCGAACAACCACCGGAAAGTTCTCGAGATGCGGCGCAAAAAGGAGTCGGAGACCGAGCCCGCGGGCCCAGTTCAGCCGGCTCCCAATTTTTGA